One region of Exiguobacterium acetylicum genomic DNA includes:
- a CDS encoding DUF1836 domain-containing protein, whose amino-acid sequence MYDAQAVQTLSSCLQRLNEGKGIEPLVATEGTELPKVINRLKQFDPLKNGLSINEIVHLANALIGEHMSATTIQNWTKREVRDIIGVPHRGKKYSINQASIIYLLDDLKHLFSLEETRELLTIVFKNPNIDEDDLISPLNFYLVYTQHAETSGPIELTEKRLRRSLERINAYRPETVHVLQLCLYARRVSHLTHEAKQRLHHVLQTT is encoded by the coding sequence ATGTATGATGCTCAAGCAGTCCAAACATTATCAAGTTGTCTGCAACGCTTGAACGAAGGAAAAGGAATCGAACCCCTCGTCGCAACGGAAGGCACAGAATTGCCGAAGGTCATCAATCGCTTGAAGCAATTCGATCCATTAAAAAATGGTCTATCTATCAATGAAATCGTTCATTTGGCAAATGCCCTGATCGGCGAACATATGTCAGCGACGACGATCCAGAACTGGACGAAACGTGAAGTCCGGGACATCATCGGCGTACCGCATCGCGGAAAGAAGTACTCGATCAATCAAGCTTCGATCATCTATCTACTGGATGATTTGAAACACCTCTTCTCGTTAGAAGAAACACGAGAACTGCTGACGATCGTCTTCAAGAATCCGAATATTGATGAGGATGATTTAATCAGTCCGCTTAATTTTTATCTCGTCTACACGCAACACGCAGAAACAAGTGGTCCAATCGAATTGACGGAGAAGCGTCTCAGACGCTCGCTCGAGCGTATTAACGCTTACCGCCCTGAAACTGTCCACGTTCTCCAACTGTGTCTCTATGCCCGTCGTGTATCGCATTTGACACACGAAGCGAAACAACGCCTCCATCATGTTCTGCAAACGACATGA
- a CDS encoding restriction endonuclease, whose translation MSILTPSLEKRLDRMEGREFEEWLADLFETAGYRVELTPASRDFGADLLIEDERGYKIAIQAKRYSAAVGLEAVQQVAASVPFYGMDEGWVVTNSTFTEAAYQLAEPNQVRLIDREELLAFAKEMNLH comes from the coding sequence TTGTCCATTTTAACGCCGTCGCTTGAAAAACGACTCGATCGAATGGAAGGACGAGAATTTGAAGAATGGCTTGCCGATTTATTTGAAACAGCAGGATATCGGGTCGAGTTAACACCTGCTTCACGCGACTTCGGAGCAGATTTGTTGATAGAGGATGAACGAGGGTATAAGATTGCCATCCAGGCAAAGCGATATAGTGCGGCTGTAGGGCTCGAAGCGGTTCAACAGGTCGCTGCCTCGGTTCCATTCTACGGGATGGACGAGGGGTGGGTCGTTACGAATTCGACCTTTACGGAAGCTGCGTATCAGCTAGCAGAGCCAAATCAGGTTCGCCTCATTGATCGGGAAGAATTGCTCGCATTTGCAAAGGAGATGAACCTGCATTGA